Proteins from one Parvibaculum lavamentivorans DS-1 genomic window:
- a CDS encoding MBOAT family O-acyltransferase produces MLFNSPIFLFGFLPLTALLCFLIRAYMGREASLGFLVLASLFFYGWWNPVYLPLLIGLAIFNFLMAKAIMTERLKPGGGTATVLTAFGVTVDLASLGFFKYTDFLIGTSNAVLDTDFPLQHIVLPLAISFFTFQKIAYLVDARRGEVEPHSFLEYCFFVMFFPQLIAGPIVHHKEIFSQTKKARGFAFDRMNIAIGLTIFFIGLFKKVVLADNIAPVATAVFNSAAAGNEIGFFDAWEGMLAYTFQLYFDFSGYSDMAIGAARIFGIKLPLNFHSPYQAVSITDFWRRWHMTLSRFLRDYLYISLGGNRRGKVRRYLNLFITMALGGLWHGPAWTFMLWGAAHGLMLIVNHGWNALPRKPINTWWSRGIARALTFLCVALAWVLFRAADLDAATAIYSGLVTFPFEFTAERVIENIAWLAFWMGIVWFWPNTQQWLAMVRPAFNYKWADRRADPLLLPIDGTRFARLALWRPSKRVAIAVGLMTAASFLSLQRISEFLYFQF; encoded by the coding sequence TTGCTGTTCAACTCACCCATCTTTCTCTTTGGCTTTCTGCCACTGACAGCTTTGCTGTGCTTCCTCATCCGCGCCTATATGGGCCGGGAGGCAAGCCTTGGCTTTCTGGTTTTGGCCTCTCTCTTCTTTTACGGCTGGTGGAACCCGGTCTATCTGCCGCTGCTGATCGGCCTCGCGATCTTCAATTTTCTGATGGCGAAGGCCATCATGACCGAGCGGCTCAAGCCCGGCGGCGGGACAGCGACCGTCCTCACGGCCTTCGGAGTGACGGTCGATCTCGCTTCACTCGGGTTTTTCAAATACACGGATTTTTTGATCGGAACGTCCAACGCGGTGCTCGATACGGATTTTCCGCTTCAGCACATCGTTCTGCCGTTGGCCATATCCTTCTTCACCTTCCAGAAGATTGCCTATCTGGTGGATGCTCGGCGAGGCGAGGTCGAGCCCCACAGCTTTCTTGAATATTGTTTCTTCGTGATGTTCTTTCCCCAGCTCATTGCGGGGCCGATTGTGCATCACAAGGAAATATTCTCGCAGACCAAGAAGGCCCGCGGCTTCGCCTTCGACAGAATGAACATCGCTATCGGCCTCACGATCTTCTTTATCGGGCTCTTCAAGAAGGTTGTACTCGCGGACAATATCGCGCCGGTTGCGACCGCTGTCTTCAACAGTGCAGCGGCCGGCAACGAGATAGGTTTCTTCGACGCATGGGAGGGAATGCTTGCCTATACCTTCCAGCTCTATTTCGATTTTTCCGGCTATTCGGACATGGCAATCGGCGCCGCGCGCATATTCGGCATCAAGCTTCCGCTGAATTTCCATTCGCCGTACCAGGCTGTCAGCATCACGGATTTCTGGCGGCGCTGGCATATGACGCTGTCGCGTTTCCTGCGTGACTACCTCTACATCTCGCTCGGGGGCAACCGGCGTGGCAAGGTGAGGCGCTATCTCAATCTGTTTATCACCATGGCGCTTGGAGGGCTCTGGCATGGCCCCGCATGGACATTCATGCTCTGGGGTGCGGCGCACGGGCTGATGCTCATCGTCAATCATGGCTGGAACGCGCTGCCACGAAAGCCGATCAATACCTGGTGGTCGCGCGGCATTGCGCGCGCCTTGACGTTTCTGTGTGTCGCGCTTGCCTGGGTTCTTTTCCGTGCAGCGGACCTTGATGCCGCGACCGCGATTTACAGCGGGCTGGTCACATTCCCGTTTGAATTCACGGCTGAACGCGTGATCGAGAATATCGCCTGGCTCGCTTTCTGGATGGGTATCGTCTGGTTCTGGCCGAATACGCAGCAATGGTTGGCTATGGTGCGGCCCGCTTTCAACTACAAATGGGCGGATCGCCGCGCCGATCCTTTGTTGCTTCCGATCGACGGCACACGCTTTGCGCGTCTGGCGCTTTGGCGGCCAAGCAAAAGGGTAGCCATAGCCGTCGGACTTATGACTGCGGCCTCATTCCTGAGCCTTCAGCGCATCAGCGAATTCCTCTATTTCCAGTTCTGA
- a CDS encoding PAS domain-containing protein, whose protein sequence is MPYTEIDISAISSRHPVWAFNAYWTQQARATGVPCRQQINPAEIAGILSWLLVLEAISQRTGTEYRYRLAGTGCTELFGVDYTGKTLGENLTPEGAEIRRLEFSRVLVTYRPIFSITHLPIKKREFITVHRGVFPVSSSGAEVDQIFVVIAPTATECISRSTLAA, encoded by the coding sequence TTGCCCTACACCGAAATCGATATATCGGCCATCTCGTCCCGGCACCCTGTGTGGGCCTTCAATGCCTACTGGACTCAACAGGCGCGGGCGACCGGCGTGCCGTGCCGCCAGCAGATAAACCCTGCTGAAATTGCCGGAATTTTGAGTTGGCTTCTGGTGCTCGAAGCGATATCGCAGCGCACCGGCACCGAATACCGCTACCGCCTTGCGGGAACCGGTTGCACGGAATTATTCGGTGTCGACTATACCGGCAAAACGCTGGGTGAAAATCTCACCCCCGAAGGTGCCGAGATCCGCCGGCTTGAATTTAGCCGTGTGCTCGTGACGTATCGCCCAATTTTCTCGATTACTCACCTCCCGATCAAGAAACGCGAGTTCATTACCGTGCATCGCGGTGTCTTTCCGGTCTCATCTTCCGGGGCGGAGGTGGATCAGATTTTTGTGGTGATAGCCCCGACAGCGACCGAATGCATCTCCAGGAGCACGCTCGCCGCTTAA